Proteins co-encoded in one Kribbella solani genomic window:
- a CDS encoding sugar phosphate isomerase/epimerase family protein — MKLGVSSYCFRQLMQDGEMDLIGVLDWVAKSPAGHIEVAAMDGEYYVQNPDVVSAAAKHSDEIGVPIVNYLVSGDLRTADGAEIDRLRRQLDVAHAFGARIFRHDVAPWAWREQDPGEFETTFAKVVEGCRAVADHAAGLGIVSTIENHGFYMNGGERLARLVHAVDRPNFRVTLDLGNGLCVGEVPGKTAATLIDVSASIGIKDFHIRRSAGDGWLKTLAGDYLLGTVAGHGDVDLPGLIKLISAKPDVPVSLEFEGLEATPYAIERSLNNIVALTEGAA, encoded by the coding sequence GTGAAGCTAGGAGTCAGCTCGTACTGCTTCCGGCAGTTGATGCAGGACGGCGAGATGGATCTGATCGGGGTGCTGGACTGGGTCGCGAAGTCGCCCGCCGGGCACATCGAGGTCGCCGCGATGGACGGCGAGTACTACGTACAGAACCCCGACGTGGTCAGCGCCGCGGCCAAGCACTCGGACGAGATCGGCGTGCCGATCGTGAACTACCTGGTCAGCGGTGACCTGCGGACCGCCGACGGCGCCGAGATCGACCGGCTGCGCCGCCAGCTGGACGTCGCGCACGCGTTCGGGGCGCGGATCTTCCGGCACGACGTCGCGCCGTGGGCCTGGCGCGAACAGGACCCGGGGGAGTTCGAGACCACCTTCGCGAAGGTGGTCGAGGGCTGCCGCGCGGTCGCGGACCACGCCGCCGGGCTCGGCATCGTGTCCACGATCGAGAACCACGGCTTCTACATGAACGGCGGCGAGCGGCTGGCGCGCCTGGTGCACGCCGTCGACCGGCCGAACTTCCGGGTCACCCTCGACCTCGGCAACGGCCTCTGCGTCGGTGAGGTGCCGGGCAAGACCGCGGCCACCCTGATCGACGTCTCCGCCTCGATCGGGATCAAGGACTTCCACATCCGCCGCTCGGCCGGTGACGGCTGGCTGAAGACGCTCGCCGGCGACTACCTGCTCGGTACGGTCGCGGGCCACGGCGACGTGGACCTGCCCGGGCTGATCAAGCTGATCTCGGCCAAGCCGGACGTACCGGTGAGCCTCGAGTTCGAGGGCCTGGAGGCGACCCCGTACGCGATCGAGCGCTCACTGAACAACATCGTCGCCCTGACGGAAGGTGCTGCCTGA